The Corynebacterium auriscanis genome includes the window TCGTCGACGTAGCAAACGACTGCACTTCTTCAGCGTTCTTACCGCTGTAGACCATGGAATCGAATGGCAGCGCCGGGTACAGCTGACGGAAGTGATCATGCATCAACTCAATGCTGGTCTTCACACCTTCACGAATCGCCACACTGGGCACTAGGATGACAAACTTGGTGAAATTGTATTTCTCTGCCAGCTCGAAAATGGTCCGGAGGTAAACGTAGGTCTTCCCGGTACCGGTTTCCATCTCGATATCGAACTGCAGCCCGTCGATAAGCTCCCGCGCAGGTTTAAGCCCCTGACGGTTTTGCACAACCCGGAGGTTTTCAAGCACAGTCTCTTCATCTAGCAGGAAGTTATTGCCAACTGCGCCGATTTCCTCGCTCAAATCAATGTCGAGGGCTTGGTTGCTCGTTTCCGGCAGCGCTTTTGTGGTGTGAAACGTAGTGAGAAAATCACCGGCGTCGTTGGGCTGGCCATCGAACAGATCAGTAACCGAGTTGATCGACTGGAGCTGGTATTCCTGTTTGGCATCAAACTTGAATTTCATACTCATCCCTACGCCGTCCAGAGCTCAATGCCGTTAGTCTTGCAGATCTGAGCGAGGTTGGTCTTTAACTCGTCGTCCCCCTTGAAAGCATCCTCGAGGATGATGAACTGGGCGGGCTTTACATCCACTGCTGCACGCAGCTGCGGCAGCGTCGGCTTAGTGTGTTCATCAAGGTAAGCCAGCACCAACGTTTCTTCCTTGTCGGCTTCGTCATCGACTTCGACGACCGCCTTGAACGACAAGCCGTCGATCTCACGATCGCGAATTTGTTCCACCAGCGAGTGCCCCTGCTTAATCAAGATCTCGGTGAGAAGGTCATCCGGCGTGGCGTTATCGTCAGGACTTTCGCCAAGGTCGAGCAGATGCTGCTCCAGCTGTGTCACATCAGTGTCAGATTCGGTACGCCACTTAGAGAAATTAGTATCAGCGAGTTTATAGGCCCGGAAACCAATGTCGAGCGGTTTGTTTCGATCTGTCAGCTCATCACCATAATCCTCGAAAACTCTCTTTCCAGCGAGCTGGATTCTTGCTCTCGAAATCTCTGAAATAGTCTCGTATTTAGCCTGTCTTGCGACAGACTTCTCGGATGTAGGCTCCGGCAGCTGCACCATAATAAACTTTCGATTCGCTCCTTGCTCTGCGTTGGATTGCATAACGGCATGTGCGGTTGAGGAGGAGCCTGCGAAGAAGTCTAGAACCGTCATCTCATCATCATTGAGTAAATCGATTAGGCCAGAAAGAATATATTCGTCTTTCGGAAAGTCGAAAACCTTCTTCTCCCCAAAAAGGCTCTTAACTCGCTTCGTCGCAGCCCTACCGTCTTGATAGAGAACCGAGTAAGGGGCTTCATATTCAGTTTCGTTTAAGTACCTCTTATACGTGGGCACCTTGCTTTCGTCAGCACCAAAAAGTACGCGACCTTCAAGAATCTTTTGCTCCATCACGGGCCTCTGGAAGAGCCAACCTCGGCTCGGAATCTTCACCGGCCTATTGGTTACTGGGTGAAGGACGTCATATACAGGACCGCCGCCTCCTGGCCAAGAAATATTATCGGCAAAAAACACCCCATTCTCGTCAATCCTGTTGTAATGTCTATTTCTCCGAGATGGGTCGTTTGGAGGCAGTCCTTCGTACCAAGACTTTAGATCACCGCTCGCTGCAGCAAAGTTTCCACCGTTTTTTCTAACGGCACGCTCGGCGAACTGATAAATCTGATCGAGCCCGGCTTTTCGGGTCTTCCAGTTGAGACCATTCTCCTTCAAGTAACTAAAGTTTCGAGCGAAACACAAAACATATTCATGTGAAGTGGAGATGAATTTGGAGTCGTTCTTTCTTCCACCGCTCCAAATAAAAGACCCTACAAAATTATTCTCACCAAACACCTCGTTCAACATGCGTTTTAAGTTTTCCAACTCAGAGTCATCAATCGACACGAAAATCGCGCCGTCACGAGTCAAAAGATTTCTAGCCAGCTTCAGCCGTGGGTACATCATGTTGAGCCAGTTCGAATGATACCGGCCTTCTGACTCCGAGTTGGACGAAAGCTTCTTGCCTTCTTCGTTAACCTGTTTCGACCACTCGAGGTAGGTTTCCAGACCCTCTTTAAAGTTATCGGGATAGACAAAATCCTTGCCGGTGTTGTAGGGAGGATCGATGTAGATCATCTTGATCTTGCCGTGGTAGTGCTTCTGCAGAACCTTTAAGACTTCAAGATTGTCGCCCTCGATGAACACGTTCTGTGTAGTGTCCCAGTCTTTTGAGTTTTCTTTGTCGGGGCGAAGTGTCGCAGTTGTTGGCGTCTGGGCTGCGCGCATGGCGCGTTTCTTCCCTGGCCAAAACAACCCGAAGCGTTCGCTGGTGTCGGATGCGTCTCCCTGCAAAAGCTCCTTGAGCTTTTCGACGTCAATCTTTCCATCAGCAATTGCCTCAGGGGCCAGCTCGGCCAATTGCTCGGCCAGCTCCGTGCGGAAATCAGGGCTGCCGTTCGCTACCTCGTTAATTATTTCTAGCTCTTCTTTCACAGTTTTCTGTCCTTCATTCACTACTGGCTTTGTTTACGCTGTGATACGCCACCGGATGGCGAACAGCTCATTTTCCACCCGTGCACCTTGCAACGACTGCTTAATCAGGATAAGCAGTTCGTCGACATTGTCCCGCAGATCTCGCTTCTCTTTTCGATATCTGTCTTCGATCGAATCGATGTCATCATCGAGGTTTCGGGCTTTCTTTTTAAACCTGAGCTGCTCCATCGGATCGTCAGCCTGGTTCGCTTGCGCCCGCAGATCCTTGCGCTTCTTCTCTAATTCTCGAACAGCCTTTCTACGCTCCACATCAAGGTCGAGAATCTGACCCTGCAGTAGTTCTTCTTGCTGGTTGTAATAGCTTGAGTTACGGTGCTGGACTTCCTTCTCCAACAAGTCTTGCTGGGCCTTAAGTGCCCCCTCGAAGAGTGTGCTGTCAATCGG containing:
- a CDS encoding site-specific DNA-methyltransferase: MNEGQKTVKEELEIINEVANGSPDFRTELAEQLAELAPEAIADGKIDVEKLKELLQGDASDTSERFGLFWPGKKRAMRAAQTPTTATLRPDKENSKDWDTTQNVFIEGDNLEVLKVLQKHYHGKIKMIYIDPPYNTGKDFVYPDNFKEGLETYLEWSKQVNEEGKKLSSNSESEGRYHSNWLNMMYPRLKLARNLLTRDGAIFVSIDDSELENLKRMLNEVFGENNFVGSFIWSGGRKNDSKFISTSHEYVLCFARNFSYLKENGLNWKTRKAGLDQIYQFAERAVRKNGGNFAAASGDLKSWYEGLPPNDPSRRNRHYNRIDENGVFFADNISWPGGGGPVYDVLHPVTNRPVKIPSRGWLFQRPVMEQKILEGRVLFGADESKVPTYKRYLNETEYEAPYSVLYQDGRAATKRVKSLFGEKKVFDFPKDEYILSGLIDLLNDDEMTVLDFFAGSSSTAHAVMQSNAEQGANRKFIMVQLPEPTSEKSVARQAKYETISEISRARIQLAGKRVFEDYGDELTDRNKPLDIGFRAYKLADTNFSKWRTESDTDVTQLEQHLLDLGESPDDNATPDDLLTEILIKQGHSLVEQIRDREIDGLSFKAVVEVDDEADKEETLVLAYLDEHTKPTLPQLRAAVDVKPAQFIILEDAFKGDDELKTNLAQICKTNGIELWTA